One stretch of Priestia megaterium DNA includes these proteins:
- a CDS encoding CitMHS family transporter, translating to MLTFLGFSMIVVFMYLIMSKRLSAFSALTVVPIVFALLGGFTDLGPMMMKGLETIAPTAIMIIFAILYFGVLIDTGLFDPLVARIIKMVGGDPLKIVMGTAVLSLIVALDGDGTITYLIVVTAFLPLYNRLGMNKLILACIPALAMGIMNLTPWGGPAVQATAAVKADVTDLLLPLIPSMIAGTIWVLGVSYFLGRRERKRLGVINIDTEFNDEIAAALDVGMDASIKRPKLFWFNLILTLLLLTALVLGFLPLPALFMIGFAIVMIVNYPNLQDQKERLHAHAGNILTVVSMIFAAGIFTGIIDGTGIVKAMADTLIAVIPDALGPKLTVIVALISMPFTFFMANAPFYFGIIPIMSETAAHFGIPPLEIGQASLLGQPLHLLSPLQGSIYVLVGLLGIDIGDHIRFAAKYAIGTALVMTIVAVLFGILSI from the coding sequence ATGTTAACATTTTTAGGTTTTTCGATGATTGTAGTATTTATGTATTTAATTATGAGTAAGCGTTTGTCTGCCTTTAGTGCATTAACGGTGGTTCCTATTGTTTTTGCTTTATTGGGCGGATTCACTGATTTAGGACCAATGATGATGAAGGGTCTTGAAACCATTGCTCCGACAGCAATTATGATTATCTTTGCCATTCTCTATTTTGGCGTGCTGATTGATACAGGGTTATTTGATCCTCTGGTCGCAAGAATTATAAAGATGGTTGGCGGCGATCCTTTAAAAATCGTGATGGGTACTGCGGTGCTTTCTCTGATAGTTGCTCTAGATGGTGACGGTACCATTACATATCTAATTGTAGTAACTGCCTTTCTCCCACTATACAATCGATTAGGTATGAATAAACTTATTTTAGCCTGTATTCCTGCACTAGCAATGGGTATCATGAATTTGACTCCGTGGGGTGGTCCTGCTGTACAAGCTACGGCGGCGGTAAAAGCAGATGTAACGGACTTACTGTTACCACTTATTCCTTCTATGATTGCAGGCACGATTTGGGTTTTAGGGGTTTCTTATTTTCTTGGACGACGTGAACGTAAAAGACTAGGAGTTATCAATATAGATACAGAATTTAACGATGAAATTGCTGCAGCTCTTGATGTAGGAATGGATGCATCAATAAAGCGCCCAAAATTATTCTGGTTCAACTTAATCCTAACACTTTTACTTCTAACTGCTCTAGTTCTAGGGTTCTTGCCGTTACCAGCTTTGTTTATGATTGGTTTTGCTATCGTGATGATTGTTAATTACCCAAATTTACAAGATCAAAAAGAGCGCTTGCACGCTCATGCAGGAAATATATTAACGGTGGTTTCCATGATATTTGCTGCAGGTATATTTACTGGAATTATAGATGGAACAGGTATTGTTAAAGCTATGGCGGATACTTTAATAGCAGTTATTCCTGATGCTCTTGGACCAAAATTAACAGTAATTGTTGCGCTTATAAGTATGCCATTTACTTTTTTTATGGCAAATGCTCCCTTCTATTTCGGGATTATTCCTATTATGTCTGAAACGGCTGCGCACTTTGGTATCCCTCCACTAGAAATTGGCCAAGCTTCTCTACTGGGACAACCCTTGCATCTATTAAGTCCGCTTCAAGGTTCTATTTATGTCTTAGTGGGACTCCTAGGTATTGATATAGGTGACCATATTCGCTTTGCTGCCAAGTATGCCATTGGAACAGCGTTAGTTATGACGATTGTGGCTGTATTATTTGGAATACTATCTATATGA
- a CDS encoding DHA2 family efflux MFS transporter permease subunit has translation MSNQQTVAESSNIKALPIITSFLIAGFIGLFSETALNMALKELISGFGIHETTAQWLTTGYLLTLGILVPISGFILQRFTTRQLFIASLICSIIGTFIAAIAPTFGVLMIARVVQAVGTALLLPLMFNTILVIIPPHKRGKSMGIIGLVIMFAPAVGPTVSGLILKTLTWHWIFWISLPLLFVALVFGAFFMQNVTTPTKPKIDMISVVFSTVGFGGIVFGFSSAGEGGGWGSLQVVLTLVIGAIALVAFSIRQTKMKEPMLDLKAFKYPMFTIGLLLILVCMMVLLSAMMILPLYLQTSLALSTFAAGLMLLPGGVINGILSPVMGGLFDRFGPKWLVILGLVIVTGTMYGFSTVTLETSTGFIVALHIALMIAISMIMMPAQTNGLNQLPPELYPHGTAIMNTLQQVSGAIGTAVGISILSSGSRSFLETVSDKMDPLNQVLAFTNGVQHAFIFAIIVSIVGLVISFFIKRVNVEQKAH, from the coding sequence ATGAGTAATCAACAAACAGTAGCCGAAAGCTCTAACATCAAAGCGCTGCCGATTATTACGTCGTTTCTTATTGCCGGATTTATTGGTTTATTTAGTGAAACAGCTTTAAATATGGCGTTAAAGGAGCTAATTTCTGGCTTTGGCATTCACGAAACAACCGCACAGTGGCTGACAACAGGGTACCTGTTAACGTTAGGAATTCTGGTACCTATTTCAGGTTTTATTCTTCAGCGATTTACGACCAGACAGCTTTTTATAGCATCTCTAATCTGCTCCATCATTGGAACATTTATTGCCGCTATTGCACCAACGTTTGGGGTACTGATGATTGCCCGTGTAGTGCAAGCCGTTGGAACTGCTTTACTTTTACCGCTTATGTTTAACACGATTCTTGTTATTATCCCGCCGCATAAACGTGGAAAGTCAATGGGGATTATCGGCCTTGTTATTATGTTTGCGCCAGCTGTTGGACCAACCGTATCAGGCTTAATCTTAAAAACATTAACGTGGCACTGGATTTTCTGGATTTCACTTCCACTGTTATTTGTTGCCTTAGTGTTTGGAGCTTTCTTTATGCAGAACGTCACCACACCAACGAAGCCAAAAATCGATATGATTTCTGTTGTTTTTTCAACAGTAGGTTTTGGAGGAATTGTGTTTGGATTTAGCAGTGCCGGAGAAGGTGGAGGCTGGGGAAGCTTACAAGTTGTTCTAACTCTTGTGATTGGAGCTATTGCATTAGTGGCATTCTCTATTCGTCAAACGAAGATGAAAGAGCCAATGTTAGACCTTAAAGCCTTTAAGTATCCGATGTTTACAATTGGTCTTTTATTAATTCTAGTCTGCATGATGGTACTGCTGTCTGCGATGATGATTTTACCCTTGTACTTACAAACATCATTAGCTTTATCAACCTTTGCCGCTGGTCTAATGCTTCTTCCTGGAGGAGTTATTAACGGAATTCTTTCACCGGTTATGGGCGGATTATTTGACCGTTTTGGTCCCAAATGGCTAGTTATTCTTGGACTTGTGATTGTAACCGGCACCATGTATGGTTTCTCAACCGTAACGCTGGAAACATCAACAGGGTTTATCGTTGCCTTGCACATTGCGCTTATGATAGCCATTTCGATGATTATGATGCCAGCTCAAACAAATGGATTAAACCAGCTTCCACCGGAGCTGTATCCGCATGGAACAGCGATTATGAACACTTTACAGCAGGTTTCAGGCGCAATTGGAACAGCTGTTGGAATTTCCATTCTTTCATCAGGCTCAAGAAGCTTCCTTGAGACGGTATCAGATAAAATGGATCCATTAAACCAAGTTCTTGCCTTTACCAACGGTGTTCAACATGCGTTCATCTTTGCGATCATTGTTTCAATTGTTGGATTGGTTATCTCGTTTTTTATCAAGAGAGTCAATGTTGAACAGAAGGCGCATTAA
- a CDS encoding MFS transporter yields the protein MKIEKHWGIALLAVLAIGPGLMLNTSLNSIREILQKTFNDQSYISITPVLIGVMSFAFCIPFGPILRHKLGERRTYVLSMCLFLIGAIVSIASNSFLGMGIGRFLQGIGTGLALMMMIPMLVLSFPIHKRNLALLILIGGFYGSSVAGIFLGMLVNSYGHWRGLFYIAAVLSLLGICFSYKFLTNDHAKQQHKNHDPFDIIGVTLMFMVTAFITFTLLNLQKSGWTSTYVWIGIVGSIIFLCFLFVAEWHIKNPLIPFRLVVSRKPALAILIAIIGNISMSLTLLSLQGLLKNGSSFDKGDISLIYIGLFAGIVIAAILSAVLYDKVGPGVLGIIGAVIIMGVNIQWIYLDGNVPAFLFVSSFAALIAGVGFTVAAGLMGAALGGPLPSLVPRMVTVQFIRVTVSAVIPVISSIVFAKVYKDHLATVSAESQIASKENFTQSLHVKSEIITYHTFSTFSCALSFVVLILSVLMFLTGKGHKLAHKPHDKEKNKEKLSTEELHSKKATPVLPFEGSSKESFSNQVIGDSEYREALKKFDQPKSSPDKMLHMRDQEYRKALKRIKDIGK from the coding sequence ATGAAAATAGAAAAACACTGGGGGATTGCTTTACTTGCAGTTTTAGCTATTGGTCCTGGTTTAATGTTAAACACTTCATTAAATTCTATACGTGAAATTCTCCAAAAAACGTTTAACGATCAATCTTATATTTCGATAACACCGGTTTTAATAGGGGTTATGAGCTTTGCATTTTGTATTCCGTTTGGACCTATCCTTCGACATAAGCTAGGGGAGAGAAGGACTTATGTTCTTTCGATGTGTTTGTTTCTTATAGGAGCTATCGTAAGCATTGCTTCCAACAGCTTCTTAGGAATGGGCATTGGGCGTTTTTTACAAGGAATAGGAACTGGTTTAGCACTTATGATGATGATTCCAATGCTCGTTCTTTCTTTTCCTATTCATAAACGGAATTTGGCATTACTGATCCTTATTGGCGGATTTTATGGATCTAGCGTTGCGGGCATCTTTCTGGGAATGTTAGTGAACAGCTACGGACATTGGAGAGGGTTATTCTATATAGCGGCCGTACTTTCCTTACTAGGAATATGCTTCAGCTACAAATTTTTAACAAATGATCACGCCAAGCAACAGCACAAAAATCATGACCCATTTGACATCATAGGTGTAACGTTAATGTTTATGGTTACCGCATTTATTACTTTTACATTACTTAATCTCCAAAAATCAGGATGGACATCTACTTATGTATGGATAGGCATAGTAGGAAGCATCATTTTTTTATGCTTTTTATTCGTAGCAGAATGGCATATTAAAAATCCTTTAATTCCCTTTAGGTTAGTGGTTTCTCGAAAACCAGCTCTTGCAATCCTAATCGCTATTATAGGCAATATTAGTATGAGTTTAACTCTTTTATCCTTACAGGGATTGCTTAAAAATGGATCTAGTTTTGATAAAGGAGACATTTCACTTATATATATAGGGCTTTTTGCGGGAATAGTAATTGCGGCCATATTAAGTGCCGTATTATATGATAAAGTTGGACCGGGCGTATTAGGTATTATAGGAGCGGTCATTATTATGGGAGTGAACATACAGTGGATTTATTTAGACGGTAATGTTCCGGCTTTTCTCTTTGTTAGCAGCTTTGCAGCTTTAATCGCAGGAGTAGGGTTCACAGTTGCTGCAGGTCTTATGGGTGCAGCTTTAGGCGGACCGCTACCAAGTTTAGTCCCTAGAATGGTCACGGTTCAATTTATAAGAGTTACAGTATCTGCAGTAATCCCTGTAATCAGTAGTATCGTCTTTGCAAAGGTATATAAAGATCACCTTGCGACGGTAAGCGCAGAGAGCCAGATTGCTAGTAAAGAAAATTTCACTCAATCTCTACATGTAAAATCTGAAATCATTACTTATCATACGTTTTCTACGTTTTCGTGTGCATTGAGCTTTGTAGTATTAATTCTCTCGGTTTTGATGTTCCTAACAGGGAAAGGCCACAAGCTGGCTCATAAGCCTCACGACAAAGAAAAAAATAAAGAAAAGCTGAGTACGGAAGAGCTTCACAGTAAAAAAGCTACTCCCGTTTTGCCGTTTGAGGGTTCATCAAAAGAGTCGTTTTCTAATCAAGTTATTGGTGATAGCGAGTATAGAGAAGCTTTGAAAAAATTTGATCAGCCTAAATCTTCTCCTGATAAAATGTTGCATATGAGAGATCAAGAATATAGAAAAGCTCTTAAAAGGATTAAAGATATAGGGAAATAA
- a CDS encoding TetR/AcrR family transcriptional regulator — protein MTKKEKVDPRIKRTNKYLRDALVELLKEKDVTSITIQEITEKAELTRGTFYLHYQDKQDFLMQSMNEVLEELIEKVKPKQNNEDSAAVEEKNESVSFLKLFEFIYDHADYFKVMLSDRGLPQFRSHMTEIVKKRVYGELISSIGEAEDGLDIPKDILISYITSAHIGVICSWLESDMKFSPAFMAEKLTSLTLLGPIRVAGLENKIKLPY, from the coding sequence ATGACTAAAAAAGAAAAAGTAGATCCTAGGATAAAAAGAACAAATAAATACTTAAGAGACGCTTTAGTCGAACTTCTTAAAGAGAAAGACGTTACATCCATTACGATTCAAGAAATTACGGAAAAAGCGGAATTAACGCGGGGAACATTTTATTTGCATTATCAAGATAAGCAAGACTTTCTTATGCAGAGTATGAATGAAGTTCTAGAAGAGCTAATAGAGAAAGTAAAACCAAAACAAAATAATGAGGATTCCGCAGCAGTAGAAGAAAAAAATGAATCCGTTTCTTTCTTAAAGCTTTTTGAATTCATCTATGATCATGCCGATTATTTTAAAGTTATGCTAAGTGATCGAGGATTACCTCAATTTAGAAGTCATATGACGGAAATTGTAAAGAAAAGAGTGTATGGAGAGCTAATCTCTTCGATTGGAGAAGCAGAGGATGGACTTGATATCCCTAAAGATATTCTGATTAGTTATATCACATCAGCTCATATAGGTGTCATTTGTTCTTGGTTAGAAAGTGATATGAAATTTAGCCCTGCATTTATGGCTGAAAAATTAACCAGCCTAACACTTTTAGGGCCAATTCGAGTGGCAGGTTTAGAAAATAAAATAAAGCTTCCTTACTGA